A single region of the Camelus dromedarius isolate mCamDro1 chromosome 21, mCamDro1.pat, whole genome shotgun sequence genome encodes:
- the LAMB3 gene encoding laminin subunit beta-3 isoform X2: MAKPELGSRELAALRNRVECGTWGLPGRGGGSSPGQPAASLLCAQQACSRGACYPPVGDLLVGRTRFLRASSTCGLTRPETYCTQYGEWQMKCCKCDSRLPHNYNSHRVENVVSSSGPTRWWQSQNDVNPVSLQLDLDRKFQLQDITMDFKGPMPAGMLIERSSDFGKTWRVYQYLAADCTSAFPRVRQGQPQSWQDSRCQPLPQRPNGHLDGTKVQLNLMDLASGIPATQSQKIQELGQITNLRVNFTRLAPLPRRGYHPPSAYYAVSQLRLQGSCFCHGHADSCAHGPRAPAGPSTTVQVHEVCVCQHNTAGPNCERCAPFYNDRPWSPANDRDPHECQRCDCNGHSEMCHFDPAVFAASQGAHGGVCDNCRDHTEGKNCERCQLHYFRNRRPGAPIQETCIPCECDPDGAVPGAPCDPVTGQCVCKEHVQGERCDLCKPGFTGLTYANPQGCHRCDCSVLGARQDMPCDEESGRCLCLPHVVGPRCDQCAPYHWKLASGRGCEPCGCNLDNALSPQCNQFTGQCPCREGFGGLTCNAAAIRRCPDRTYGDMATGCRACDCDFRGTEGPGCDKASGRCLCRPGLTGPRCDQCQRGYCDRYPVCVACHPCFQIYDVGLREWALRLGSLRNATASLWLGPGLEDHGLASRMLDAKSKMEQIQEMLSGASVPEQEVAQVANAIFSIRRTLQGLQLDLPLEEETLSLPGDLENLDRSFNRLLMLYQSKREQFEKISTADPSGAFRMLTAAYQRSSQAAQRVSDSSRLLLQLRDSQREAERLEQQVGGGGGAGGSRLTALRLEMASLPDLTPTINKLCGGSRQMACTPGDCPGELCPRDNGTICGSHCRGTLPRAGGAFRTAGQVAEQLRGFNAQLQQTRQMIRAAEEAASQVQSEAQRLETQVSASRSKMEEDVSRTRLLIQQVRDFLSDPDTDAATIQEVSEAVLGLWLPTDSATVLQKMSEIQAIAARLPNVDLVLSQTKQDIARARRLQAEAEQARSRAHTVEGQVEDVVGNLRQGTVALQEAQDTMQGTRRSLRLIQDRVAEVQQVLGPAERLVTGMLEQLGGFRARMEELGRQARQQQAQAAEARQLAEEASERALSAQEGFERVKQKYAELKDRLGRSPVLGEQGSRILSVKTEAEELFGETMEMMDRMKDMEVELLRGSQAIMLRSADLSGLEKHVERIRNHINERVLYYATCK, from the exons GCTCTCGGGAGTTGGCAGCCCTAAGGAACAGAGTGGAATGTGGGACCTGGGGCCtccctgggagaggaggagggagcagcccaGGCCAGCCCGCTGCCAG CCTCCTGTGTGCCCAGCAAGCCTGCTCCCGTGGGGCCTGCTATCCACCTGTTGGGGACCTGCTCGTTGGGAGGACCCGGTTTCTCCGAGCTTCATCCACCTGCGGACTGACCAGGCCTGAGACCTACTGCACCCAGTATGGAGAG TGGCAGATGAAATGCTGCAAGTGTGACTCCAGGTTGCCTCACAATTACAACAGTCACCGAGTGGAGAACGTGGTTTCATCCTCAGGCCCCACGCGCTGGTGGCAGTCACAGAACG ATGTGAACCCTGTCTCTCTGCAGCTGGACCTGGACAGGAAATTCCAGCTTCAAGACATCACGATGGATTTTAAG GGGCCCATGCCTGCTGGCATGCTGATCGAGCGCTCCTCTGACTTCGGCAAGACCTGGCGGGTGTACCAGTACCTGGCTGCCGACTGCACCTCCGCCTTCCCCCGGGTCCGCCAGGGCCAGCCTCAGAGCTGGCAGGACTCTCGGTGCCAGCCTCTGCCCCAGAGGCCTAACGGGCACCTGGATGGGACCAAG GTCCAACTTAACCTTATGGACTTAGCCTCTGGGATTCCAGCAACACAGAGTCAAAAGATTCAAG AGCTGGGGCAGATCACAAACTTGAGAGTCAACTTCACCAGGCTGGCCCCTCTGCCCCGGAGGGGCTATCACCCTCCCAGCGCCTACTATGCCGTGTCCCAGTTGCGTCTGCAGGGGAGCTGCTTCTGCCACGGCCACGCTGACAGCTGTGCCCACGGTCCCAGAGCCCCTGCCGGCCCCTCCACCACTGTGCAG GTCCATGAGGTCTGTGTCTGCCAGCACAACACCGCTGGCCCCAACTGTGAACGCTGTGCGCCCTTCTACAACGACCGGCCCTGGAGCCCTGCCAATGACCGGGACCCCCACGAATGCCAGA GGTGTGACTGCAATGGGCACTCAGAGATGTGTCACTTCGACCCAGCTGTGTTTGCTGCCAGCCAGGGGGCACATGGAGGTGTGTGTGACAACTGCCGGGACCACACTGAGGGCAAGAACTGTGAGCGGTGTCAGCTGCACTACTTCCGGAACCGGCGTCCCGGTGCTCCCATTCAGGAGACCTGCATCC CCTGCGAGTGTGATCCGGATGGGGCAGTGCCAGGAGCTCCCTGTGACCCAGTGACTGGGCAGTGTGTGTGCAAGGAGCACGTACAGGGCGAACGCTGTGACCTGTGCAAGCCAGGGTTTACAGGACTCACCTACGCCAACCCACAGGGCTGCCACC GGTGTGACTGCAGTGTCCTGGGTGCCCGGCAGGACATGCCGTGTGACGAGGAGAGTGGGCGCTGCCTGTGTCTGCCCCACGTGGTGGGTCCCAGATGTGACCAGTGTGCTCCCTATCACTGGAAGCTGGCCAGCGGCCGGGGCTGTGAGCCATGTGGCTGCAACCTAGACAACGCCCTCAGCCCCCAGTGCAACCAG TTCACAGGACAGTGCCCCTGTCGGGAAGGGTTTGGTGGCCTGACCTGCAATGCTGCAGCCATCCGCCGGTGTCCCGACAGGACCTATGGAGACATGGCCACTGGATGCCGAG CCTGTGACTGTGACTTCCGGGGAACCGAGGGGCCCGGCTGTGACAAGGCCTCGGGCCGCTGCCTCTGTCGCCCTGGCTTGACCGGGCCACGCTGCGACCAGTGCCAGCGAGGCTACTGCGACCGCTACCCCGTGTGCGTGGCCTGCCACCCCTGCTTCCAGATCTACGACGTCGGCCTCCGGGAGTGGGCCCTGCGCCTTGGCAGCCTCCGCAACGCCACCGCCAGCCTGTGGCTGGGACCGGGCCTGGAGGACCACGGCCTGGCCTCCCGGATGCTGGATGCCAAGAGCAAGATGGAGCAGATCCAAGAGATGCTCAGCGGTGCCTCTGTCCCGGAGCAGGAGGTGGCCCAGGTGGCCAACGCCATCTTCTCCATCAG gcGGACTCTCCAGGGCCTGCAGCTGGACCTGCCCCTGGAGGAAGAGACCTTGTCGCTCCCAGGAGACCTGGAGAATCTGGACAGGAGCTTCAATCGCCTCCTCATGCTGTATCAGAGCAAGAGGGAGCAGTTTGAAAAAATAAGCACCGCAGATCCCTCAG GAGCCTTCCGAATGCTGACAGCGGCCTACCAGCGGTCATCGCAGGCTGCTCAGCGGGTCTCCGACAGCTCGCGCCTGCTGCTCCAGCTCAGGGACAGCCAGAGGGAGGCTGAGCGGCTGGAGcagcaggtgggaggagggggaggagccgGTGGTTCCCGGCTCACGGCCCTGAGACTGGAGATGGCTTCCTTGCCTGATCTGACACCCACCATCAACAAG CTCTGTGGGGGCTCCAGGCAGATGGCTTGCACCCCAGGAGACTGCCCGGGAGAGCTGTGTCCCCGAGACAACGGCACGATTTGTGGCTCCCACTGCAGAGGCACCCTTCCCAGGGCAGGTGGAGCCTTCAGGACAGCAGGGCAGGTGGCCGAGCAGCTGCGGGGCTTCAATGCCCAGCTCCAGCAGACCAGGCAGATG ATCAGGGCAGCGGAGGAAGCCGCCTCGCAGGTGCAATCAGAGGCTCAGCGCCTGGAGACCCAGGTGAGTGCCAGCCGCTCCAAGATGGAGGAAGACGTCAGCCGCACCCGGCTCCTCATCCAGCAGGTCCGGGACTTCCTCTCAG ACCCTGACACCGATGCAGCCACCATCCAAGAGGTCAGCGAGGCCGTGCTGGGCCTGTGGCTGCCCACGGACTCTGCCACGGTCCTGCAGAAGATGAGTGAGATCCAGGCCATCGCAGCCAGGCTCCCCAACGTGGACCTGGTGCTGTCCCAGACCAAGCAGGACATTGCTCGGGCTCGCAGGCTCCAGGCTGAGGCTGAGCAGGCCAG GAGCCGGGCCCACACAGTGGAGGGCCAGGTGGAGGATGTGGTGGGGAACCTGCGGCAGGGCACAGTGGCGCTGCAGGAGGCCCAGGACACCATGCAAGGCACCCGCCGCTCCCTCCGGCTCATCCAGGACAGAGTTGCTGAG GTTCAGCAGGTGCTGGGGCCAGCAGAAAGACTGGTGACCGGCATGCTGGAGCAGCTGGGTGGCTTCCGGGCACGGATGGAGGAGCTCGGCCGCCAGGCCAGGCAGCAGCAGGCGCAGGCAGCTGAGGCCCGACAGCTGGCAGAGGAGGCCAGCGAGCGGGCGCTGAGTGCCCAGGAG GGATTTGAGAGAGTAAAGCAAAAATACGCCGAGCTGAAGGACCGGTTGGGTCGGAGCCCCGTGCTGGGCGAGCAGGGCAGCCGGATCCTGAGTGtcaagacagaggcagaggaacTGTTTGGGGAGACCATGGAGATGATGGACAGGATGAAAG ACATGGAGGTGGAGCTGCTCCGGGGGAGCCAGGCCATCATGCTTCGCTCGGCCGACCTGTCGGGGCTGGAGAAGCACGTGGAACGGATCCGCAACCACATCAACGAGCGCGTGCTCTACTACGCCACCTGCAAGTGA